The Thermostichus vulcanus str. 'Rupite' region TCTTGATAAGTTATTGGGTCTTGCTGGAGTCAAAACCAAGAGTTTGTAGAGTTAGAACACGGCGTTGTCCTCAAACTAGAGCTGAATACTAACGAGAGGATTTGTCCTCATTGTGGACAAGTCACAGTCAAGGTTCACCAAAATCGTCCTATCCTCGTGCGAGACCTAGCCCTGTTTGGGCGCTCGGTGTATCTGCAAGTGCCTCGGCGCCAATTCTATTGCTCCCACTGTCAGCACTACTCCACTGAAGTACTCTCTTTTGTGGACTGGGAGCGTTCCTATACTCAGCGCTATGAAGCCTATATTTATCAGCAGGTTAAACAAACTACTATTGACCAAGTTAGCCAGAATGAGGAATTGAGTCGAGACCAAGTTGAAGGAATATTCAACCGTCAGTTTGAGCAGCGACAAGCAAAAAAGCCCAAGGATTTCGGCTCAAGAAAATCAGTATCGACGAGATAAATATGTGACAGTTATCAGCGATTTGGAGAATCATTGCC contains the following coding sequences:
- a CDS encoding transposase family protein; the encoded protein is MCPHCGQVTVKVHQNRPILVRDLALFGRSVYLQVPRRQFYCSHCQHYSTEVLSFVDWERSYTQRYEAYIYQQVKQTTIDQVSQNEELSRDQVEGIFNRQFEQRQAKKPKDFGSRKSVSTR